In one Papilio machaon chromosome 15, ilPapMach1.1, whole genome shotgun sequence genomic region, the following are encoded:
- the LOC106718565 gene encoding nucleolar MIF4G domain-containing protein 1 — protein MKKPKGGPRPKIVNTRKAIRKEKRHQKKLHRQEHYQKKKLVGDGKKFEPGKFVKLPTGQQETSNGDKKKKNKKQPLFLDILNKERQKEINVAEKLKSEMEEQRRQMLLKANEDEDKVIRKLEKQLGLNKSKNKNNYFADDGLDYLLEICDRTTSEQIVAAEKHLADVEGDSDFEEDLAVVTGKKLPEEKEKGKEKKKKDKSNLKVIEDSEDDDFSMGESDEQSLLDGDNDENGEDEEFSDLENEEESNNESELSDDDNSKNNKTKSNKKDKIVSEDDLNKVFSDDEVSHLSGDEDLDGSDLESGEVNVPDENNKEKPDIWEDIYGRKRDKDGNIIKEEKGIYIPPHLRNKDSASEKDLVQLNRQIKSILNKLSGSNLHWACSSIEGLYGSHSRHAVSGALCSQWACATVAPSAAPDRLLGEHAALLALLHANVASEVGAHFLEELCQMFDKMVDSEQAVEDKRLDNLTACLAYLYSFKIFHSALMYDILGRLLQNMSEKHCDCVLRALRCAGDVLRKDDPMALKTFIHDTQTRVAKLNEQAATGSRIKFLLEVLLAVKNNNLSKIPNYEPTYVESLKKSCRSIVRRGNTLTTLNLRLHDLLTAKERGKWWIVGSAWAGSRPQEAPTAALAPTAALAPTAALAPTADHKLLELARKQRMNTDVRRNIFCVIMAAQDYMDAFEKLQQLGLRGQQQREVVHVLLACCLQEKLYNPYYALLANKLCQYDRKYQLSIQFSVWDKIKELESASKQVLTNLAQLLIHLVMEKTLPLSVLKIIQFSDLNKKSVRFMRQILLAVIMNDDLQASLEVFHRISKSPKLHMFRESLRLFIQHFLIKNAGKKSTVLSEQEMSTLKERASEVDKILTLHESKLKF, from the exons ATGAAGAAACCCAAAGGTGGACCTCGTCCTAAAATAGTTAATACACGTAAAGCTATACGTAAGGAGAAAAGGCACCAGAAAAAGTTACATAGACAAGAGCACtatcaaaaaaagaaactgGTCGGAGATGGGAAGAAATTTGAACCGGGAAAGTTTGTTAAACTTCCAACAGGTCAACAAGAAACTTCCAATGGAGATAAg aaaaagaagaataaaaaGCAACCATTATTCTTGGACATCCTTAATAAGGAAAgacaaaaagaaattaatgtaGCAGAAAAACTAAAATCAGAAATGGAAGAACAAAGAAGACAGATGTTACTCAAAGCTAATGAAGATGAAGATAAGGTTATTAGAAAGCTGGAGAAACAACTtggattaaataaatctaaaaataagaACAATTATTTTGCTGATGATGGATTGGACT ATTTATTAGAAATTTGTGATAGGACTACATCTGAGCAGATTGTGGCTGCGGAAAAACATTTAGCTGATGTTGAAGGTGATTCAGATTTTGAGGAAGATTTGGCTGTGGTTACGGGAAAGAAATTACCCGAGGAAAAGGAAAAAGGAAAGgagaaaaagaagaaagataaaagtaacttaaaagttatagAAGATTCAGAAGATGATGATTTTAGTATGGGCGAAAGTGATGAACAAAGTTTATTAGATGGTGATAATGATGAAAATGGTGAAGATGAAG AATTCAGTGACCTAGAAAATGAGGAAGAAAGTAATAATGAATCCGAATTAAGTGATGATGACAAcagcaaaaataacaaaacaaaatcaaataaaaaagacaaaatagTATCTGaagatgatttaaataaagtgttCAGTGATGATGAAGTGTCACATTTGTCTGGTGATGAAGATTTAGATGGATCTGATTTAGAAAGTGGTGAAGTAAATGTGCctgatgaaaataataaagaaaagcCTGATATTTGGGAGGATATTTACGGTAGGAAGAGAGACAAGGAtggcaatattataaaa gaaGAGAAAGGAATATACATTCCACCACATTTAAGAAATAAGGATTCTGCTTCCGAAAAAGATCTAGTGCAACTGAATAGACAAATTAAGA GCATTCTGAACAAGTTATCAGGCAGCAACTTGCACTGGGCGTGCTCCTCCATCGAGGGTCTGTACGGCAGTCACAGCCGGCACGCGGTGAGCGGCGCGCTGTGCTCGCAGTGGGCGTGTGCGACGGTGGCGCCCTCCGCCGCGCCCGACCGCCTGCTGGGGGAGCACGCGGCGCTGCTCGCGCTGCTGCACGCCAATGTCGCCAGTGAAGTCG GGGCCCACTTTCTGGAGGAGCTGTGTCAAATGTTTGATAAGATGGTTGACAGCGAGCAGGCCGTGGAAGACAAACGGCTTGACAATTTAACCGCATGTCTCGCATATCTATATAGTTTTAAG ATCTTTCACAGCGCTCTTATGTACGACATTTTGGGTCGTCTGCTCCAAAACATGTCAGAGAAGCATTGCGACTGCGTGCTGCGCGCGCTGCGCTGCGCTGGCGACGTGCTGCGCAAAGACGACCCTATGGCACTTAAAACATTCATACACGACACTCAAACACGAGTCGCTAAACTAAACGAGCAAGCTGCTACCGG ATCCCGCATAAAGTTCCTACTTGAAGTGCTACTGGCGGTGAAGAACAACAATCTGAGTAAGATCCCCAACTACGAGCCGACCTACGTGGAGAGCTTGAAGAAGTCATGTCGCAGCATCGTGCGGCGCGGCAACACCCTCACCACGCTCAACCTCCGCCTCCACGACTTGCTCACAG CAAAGGAGAGAGGCAAGTGGTGGATAGTGGGTTCGGCGTGGGCGGGAAGTCGGCCGCAAGAGGCGCCCACAGCCGCCCTCGCGCCCACAGCCGCCCTCGCGCCCACAGCCGCCCTCGCGCCCACAGCTGACCACAAGCTGCTGGAGCTGGCGAGGAAGCAGCGCATGAACACTGACGTGCGCCGGAACATATTCTGTGTCATCATGGCCGCTCAG GACTATATGGATGCATTCGAGAAGCTGCAACAGCTGGGGCTGAGAGGTCAGCAGCAGCGCGAGGTGGTACATGTACTGCTCGCCTGCTGTCTGCAAGAGAAACTGTACAACCCGTACTATGCCCTGCTCGCCAACAAACTGTGTCAATATGACAGGAAGTACCAG TTATCAATCCAGTTCTCTGTATGGGATAAGATTAAGGAGTTGGAGTCAGCGAGTAAGCAGGTGCTCACCAACCTGGCGCAGCTCCTCATACACTTGGTCATGGAGAAGACATTGCCGCTATCAGTACTCAAG ATAATACAATTCTCAGATTTAAACAAGAAATCGGTACGTTTCATGCGTCAGATCTTGCTGGCTGTGATAATGAACGATGATCTTCAAGCTTCCCTGGAGGTCTTTCACAGGATATCCAAGTCTCCCAAACTGCACATGTTCCGTGAAAGTCTACGGCTATTTATACAGCACTTCCTTATAAAGAACGCAGGCAAAAAGAGCACTGTATTGAGCGAACAAGAAATGTCAACGTTGAAAGAACGAGCCTCGGaagttgataaaatattgaCACTCCACGAATCTAAgcttaaattttga
- the LOC106718562 gene encoding outer mitochondrial transmembrane helix translocase isoform X2, translating to MMVEGSAFTRNDVFQMAIRVAFVSAVTYFSIKWLVNQIDPTSKSRKKAEERAREQLRKAGLGGKHSVALDKLTDHEMIIASQLVVPDEINVNWKDIAGLDHLIQELRETVILPIQKRELFADSRLTQPPKGVLLHGPPGCGKTLIAKATAKEANMSFINLDVSLLTDKWYGETQKLAAAVFSLAVKLQPCIVFIDEIESFLRTRTQHDHEATAMMKTQFMSLWDGLITDNNCTVIIMGATNRPQDLDKAIQRRMPATFHVPMPSEQQRERILQLILRSEPVANDIDYRRLASATEGFSGSDLHELCRQAAVYRVRELARDSDQSTTNRTSNSDSDEEYVDAVRPITMEDMRLSLNKLKESKIQCGTLAASMRIELD from the exons ATGATGGTGGAAGGTTCAGCATTCACCAGAAACGATGTCTTTCAAATGGCTATTCGTGTTGCTTTTGTATCAGCCGtcacatatttttctataaaatggCTTGTGAACCAGATAGACCCAACGTCGAAAAGTCGGAAGAAAGCTGAGGAGCGAGCCCGTGAACAGTTACGCAA AGCGGGGTTGGGCGGCAAGCATTCAGTGGCGCTGGACAAACTGACGGACCATGAGATGATCATCGCCTCTCAGCTTGTTGTACCTGATGAGATTAAT GTTAACTGGAAGGACATAGCTGGGTTGGATCACTTGATTCAAGAACTCCGTGAGACTGTAATTCTGCCCATACAGAAACGAGAACTCTTTGCTGATAGCAGACTTACACAGCCGCCTAAAGGAGTGCTATTACATGGACCTCCAG GTTGTGGTAAAACTCTAATTGCGAAGGCCACCGCTAAGGAGGCTAACATGAGCTTCATAAACCTGGACGTATCTCTACTGACTGACAAGTGGTACGGTGAAACACAGAAGTTGGCAGCTGCCGTCTTCAGTCTTGCGGTTAAACTGCAGCCGTGTATTGTCTTCATAG ACGAGATCGAATCAttcctgcgcacgcgcacgcagCACGACCACGAGGCGACAGCCATGATGAAGACACAGTTCATGTCGTTGTGGGACGGTCTCATCACAGACAATAACTGCACCGTCATCATAATGG GTGCTACAAATCGTCCTCAAGACCTGGACAAGGCGATCCAGCGCCGTATGCCCGCCACCTTCCATGTACCTATGCCCAGCGAGCAGCAGCGGGAGCGCATCCTGCAGCTTATACTGCGATCTGAACCTGTTGCTAATGAC ATTGACTACCGGAGGCTGGCGAGTGCTACTGAGGGCTTCTCAGGCTCTGACCTGCACGAGCTGTGTCGTCAGGCTGCAGTATACCGCGTGCGAGAACTAGCCCGGGATTCAGACCAG AGTACAACAAACAGAACATCAAATTCAGATTCAGACGAGGAATATGTAGATGCAGTAAGACCCATTACAATGGAAGATATGAGACTGTCTCTTAATAAACTGAAGGAATCTAAAATACAGTGCGGCACGCTGGCGGCTAGCATGCGGATAGAGCTAGACTAG
- the LOC106718562 gene encoding outer mitochondrial transmembrane helix translocase isoform X1 gives MMVEGSAFTRNDVFQMAIRVAFVSAVTYFSIKWLVNQIDPTSKSRKKAEERAREQLRKMSSRAGLGGKHSVALDKLTDHEMIIASQLVVPDEINVNWKDIAGLDHLIQELRETVILPIQKRELFADSRLTQPPKGVLLHGPPGCGKTLIAKATAKEANMSFINLDVSLLTDKWYGETQKLAAAVFSLAVKLQPCIVFIDEIESFLRTRTQHDHEATAMMKTQFMSLWDGLITDNNCTVIIMGATNRPQDLDKAIQRRMPATFHVPMPSEQQRERILQLILRSEPVANDIDYRRLASATEGFSGSDLHELCRQAAVYRVRELARDSDQSTTNRTSNSDSDEEYVDAVRPITMEDMRLSLNKLKESKIQCGTLAASMRIELD, from the exons ATGATGGTGGAAGGTTCAGCATTCACCAGAAACGATGTCTTTCAAATGGCTATTCGTGTTGCTTTTGTATCAGCCGtcacatatttttctataaaatggCTTGTGAACCAGATAGACCCAACGTCGAAAAGTCGGAAGAAAGCTGAGGAGCGAGCCCGTGAACAGTTACGCAA GATGTCTTCCAGAGCGGGGTTGGGCGGCAAGCATTCAGTGGCGCTGGACAAACTGACGGACCATGAGATGATCATCGCCTCTCAGCTTGTTGTACCTGATGAGATTAAT GTTAACTGGAAGGACATAGCTGGGTTGGATCACTTGATTCAAGAACTCCGTGAGACTGTAATTCTGCCCATACAGAAACGAGAACTCTTTGCTGATAGCAGACTTACACAGCCGCCTAAAGGAGTGCTATTACATGGACCTCCAG GTTGTGGTAAAACTCTAATTGCGAAGGCCACCGCTAAGGAGGCTAACATGAGCTTCATAAACCTGGACGTATCTCTACTGACTGACAAGTGGTACGGTGAAACACAGAAGTTGGCAGCTGCCGTCTTCAGTCTTGCGGTTAAACTGCAGCCGTGTATTGTCTTCATAG ACGAGATCGAATCAttcctgcgcacgcgcacgcagCACGACCACGAGGCGACAGCCATGATGAAGACACAGTTCATGTCGTTGTGGGACGGTCTCATCACAGACAATAACTGCACCGTCATCATAATGG GTGCTACAAATCGTCCTCAAGACCTGGACAAGGCGATCCAGCGCCGTATGCCCGCCACCTTCCATGTACCTATGCCCAGCGAGCAGCAGCGGGAGCGCATCCTGCAGCTTATACTGCGATCTGAACCTGTTGCTAATGAC ATTGACTACCGGAGGCTGGCGAGTGCTACTGAGGGCTTCTCAGGCTCTGACCTGCACGAGCTGTGTCGTCAGGCTGCAGTATACCGCGTGCGAGAACTAGCCCGGGATTCAGACCAG AGTACAACAAACAGAACATCAAATTCAGATTCAGACGAGGAATATGTAGATGCAGTAAGACCCATTACAATGGAAGATATGAGACTGTCTCTTAATAAACTGAAGGAATCTAAAATACAGTGCGGCACGCTGGCGGCTAGCATGCGGATAGAGCTAGACTAG
- the LOC106718366 gene encoding N6-adenosine-methyltransferase non-catalytic subunit, whose translation MSEKLKELRERSQKRKKLLAQALGVSSVSELRHALGASLDAFPKKQAVADYTAEGSEKPVAKEPDSLVYTDSSTFLKGTQSSNPHNDYCQHFVDTGQRPQNFIRDVGLADRFEEYPKLRELIKLKDDLIARTATPPMYLRCDLKTFDLKQMGCKFDVVLVEPPLGAGWRWQDVLALDLQQIAQPRCFIFLWCGSSEGLDMGRECLKKWGFRRCEDICWIKTNIKNPGHSKNLEHNAVFQRTKEHCLMGIKGTVRRSVDGDFIHANVDIDLIISEDPEFGSTEKPIEIFHIMEHFCLGRRRVHLFGRDSTIRPGWVTIGHELTNSNFNAELYAANFTEGRESTGCTERIEALRPKSPPAAGKPRTRARNAFRARPRGRPNV comes from the exons ATGAGTGAAAAACTTAAAGAACTAAGAGAGAGATCCCAAAAGAGGAAGAAGTTGCTTGCGCAAGCG CTCGGTGTATCTAGTGTGAGTGAGTTAAGGCATGCGCTAGGAGCATCCTTGGATGCGTTTCCAAAGAAACAGGCTGTAGCAGATTACACTGCGGAAGGGAGTGAAAAGCCTGTCGCCAAGGAACCAGATAGCCTAGTTTACACCGACTCCTCTACATTCTTAAAG GGCACACAATCATCAAACCCTCATAATGATTATTGCCAGCACTTTGTTGATACGGGCCAGAGGCCACAAAACTTCATCAGGGATGTGGGGCTCGCGGACCGCTTTGAGGAGTATCCCAAACTTCGCGAgctcattaaattaaaagatgacCTAATAGCAAGAACTGCTACACCACCTATGTACTTAAGATGTGATCTCAAG ACGTTTGACCTGAAGCAGATGGGGTGTAAGTTCGATGTGGTGCTGGTGGAGCCGCCGTTAGGTGCAGGTTGGCGTTGGCAAGACGTGCTGGCACTTGACCTACAGCAAATAGCACAGCCAAGGTGTTTCATCTTCCTGTGGTGCGGCAGCTCTGAAG GTTTAGATATGGGCAGAGAATGTCTAAAGAAATGGGGTTTTCGTCGTTGCGAAGATATCTGCTGGATAAAGACCAACATAAAGAATCCCGGGCACTCAAAGAACTTGGAACACAATGCTGTTTTCCAACGGACAAAGGAGCACTGCCTCATGGGTATCAAGGGTACAGTACGAAGGTCTGTGGACGGAGACTTTATACACGCTAATGTTGATATCGACCTCATCATATCAGAAGATCCAGAGTTTGGTAGCACAGAGAAGCCTATTGAAATCTTTCATATCATGGAACACTTTTGTTTAGGACGGAGAAg GGTTCATCTTTTTGGCCGGGACTCAACAATCCGTCCCGGCTGGGTGACAATTGGTCACGAGCTAACCAACTCCAACTTCAATGCGGAACTGTATGCAGCCAACTTCACAGAGGGCCGTGAGAGCACTGGTTGTACAGAGCGCATCGAGGCGCTCCGCCCCAAGAGCCCTCCAGCTGCTGGCAAGCCCCGCACCAGGGCCAGGAATGCCTTCAGAGCTCGTCCACGCGGCAGACCTAATGTATAG
- the LOC106718469 gene encoding uncharacterized protein LOC106718469 → MMLWYVIAACALAVSVSGHGRVLDPPSRASAWRFGFPTRPDYDDDGRNCGGFSHQHEVTGGKCGICGDPYDQPQPRDHELGGTWGDGVIVAKYTSGQVISATVDLTAYHKGYWQFKICPDPARNDQACFDENIVELESGGTKYYPKRDAKYTMTYRLPKDLYCEHCVLQWQYIAGNNWGVCKNGTTGLGCGKQEQFGACSDISISVPLENAENKPASYYQRLGYLDVQGETSTRK, encoded by the exons atg ATGCTGTGGTACGTTATTGCGGCGTGCGCACTGGCGGTGTCGGTGTCCGGGCACGGTCGTGTGTTGGACCCCCCGTCTCGCGCGTCTGCATGGCGCTTCGGCTTCCCCACGCGGCCAGACTACGACGATGATGGACGAAACTGTGGCGGTTTCTCGCATCAACACGAAGTCACCGGTGGCAA ATGCGGTATTTGTGGTGACCCGTACGACCAGCCACAGCCAAGAGACCACGAGCTGGGGGGTACATGGGGAGACGGCGTTATCGTGGCAAAGTACACCTCGGGCCAGGTCATTTCAGCCACCGTCGATCTTACTGCATACCATAAAGGTTACTGGCAGTTCAAGATTTGCCCAGACCCGGCGAGGAACGACCAGGCGTGCTTCGACGAGAACATTGTCGAACTTGAATCCGGTGGTACCAAATATTACCCGAAAAGAGACGCGAAATATACGATGACGTACCGTCTACCTAAGGATTTGTACTGCGAACATTGTGTTCTACAATGGCAGTATATTGCTGGGAATAACTGGGGTGTTTGTAAGAATGGTACTACTGGTCTAGGATGTGGGAAACAGGAACAGTTCGGAGCCTGTTCTGACATCAGTATCTCAGTACCATTGGAGAACGCTGAGAACAAGCCCGCCTCATATTACCAAAGACTAGGCTACCTGGACGTCCAAGGTGAGACTAGCACCAGAAAATGA